The following proteins come from a genomic window of Gossypium raimondii isolate GPD5lz chromosome 5, ASM2569854v1, whole genome shotgun sequence:
- the LOC105767347 gene encoding cellulose synthase A catalytic subunit 7 [UDP-forming] isoform X2, with protein MEASAGLVAGSHNRNELVVIHGHEEPKPLKNLDGQVCEICGDEIGLTVDGDLFVACNECGFPVCRPCYEYERREGSQQCPQCKTRYKRLKGSPRVEGDEDEEDVDDIEHEFNIDDEQNKYRNIAESMLHGKMSYGRGPEDDEGLQIPPGLAGVRSRPVSGEFPIGSSLAYGEHMSNKRVHPYPMSEPGSARWDEKKEGGWRERMDDWKMQQGNLGPEPDDAYDADMAMLDEARQPLSRKVPIASSKINPYRMVIVARLVILAFFLRYRILNPVHDAIGLWLTSVICEIWFAFSWILDQFPKWFPIDRETYLDRLSLRYEREGEPNMLASVDIFVSTVDPLKEPPLVTANTVLSILAMDYPVDKISCYISDDGASMLTFESLSQTAEFARKWVPFCKKFAIEPRAPEMYFTLKVDYLKDKVQPTFVKERRAMKREYEEFKVRINALVAKAQKVPPEGWIMQDGTPWPGNNTKDHPGMIQVFLGQSGGHDTEGNELPRLVYVSREKRPGFLHHKKAGAMNALVRVSGVLTNAPFMLNLDCDHYLNNSKAVREAMCFLMDPQIGRKVCYVQFPQRFDGIDRHDRYANRNTVFFDINMKGLDGIQGPVYVGTGCVFRRQALYGYEPPKGPKRPKMVTCGCCPCFGRRRKDKKHSKDGGNANGLSLEAEDDKELLMSHMNFEKKFGQSAIFVTSTLMEQGGVPPSSSPAALLKEAIHVISCGYEDKTEWGSELGWIYGSITEDILTGFKMHCRGWRSIYCMPKLPAFKGSAPINLSDRLNQVLRWALGSVEIFFSHHCPAWYGFKGGKLKWLERFAYVNTTIYPFTSLPLLAYCTLPAICLLTDKFIMPPISTFASLFFIALFLSIFATGILELRWSGVSIEEWWRNEQFWVIGGISAHLFAVIQGLLKVLAGIDTNFTVTSKATDDEEFGELYTFKWTTLLIPPTTVLIINLVGVVAGISDAINNGYQSWGPLFGKLFFSFWVIVHLYPFLKGLMGRQNRTPTIVVIWSVLLASIFSLLWVRIDPFVMKTKGPDTTMCGINC; from the exons ATGGAAGCCAGCGCCGGACTCGTTGCGGGCTCTCACAACCGCAATGAACTTGTTGTCATTCATGGCCATGAAGAG CCTAAACCTCTGAAGAACTTGGATGGTCAAGTTTGTGAGATTTGTGGTGATGAAATTGGGTTGACGGTCGATGGAGATCTTTTCGTGGCCTGCAACGAGTGTGGTTTTCCAGTTTGTAGGCCTTGTTATGAGTATGAAAGGAGAGAAGGGAGTCAACAATGTCCTCAATGCAAAACTAGATACAAGCGTCTCAAAG GGAGTCCTAGGGTGGAgggagatgaagatgaagaggaTGTGGATGATATCGAACATGAATTCAACATTGATGATGAACAAAACAAGTATAGAAATATCGCTGAATCGATGCTTCATGGAAAGATGAGCTACGGGAGAGGCCCTGAAGACGATGAAGGTTTGCAAATCCCACCCGGTTTAGCTGGTGTTCGATCTCGGCCGGTGAGCGGGGAGTTCCCAATAGGAAGCTCTCTTGCTTATGGGGAACACATGTCAAATAAACGAGTTCATCCATATCCTATGTCTGAACCTG GAAGTGCAAGATGGGATGAAAAGAAAGAGGGAGGATGGAGAGAAAGGATGGATGATTGGAAAATGCAGCAAGGGAATTTGGGTCCTGAACCTGATGATGCCTATGATGCTGACATGGCTAT GCTTGATGAAGCTAGGCAGCCATTGTCAAGGAAAGTGCCAATTGCATCGAGCAAAATCAATCCTTATCGTATGGTGATTGTGGCTCGTCTAGTTATCCTTGCTTTCTTTCTTCGCTATCGGATTTTGAACCCGGTACATGATGCAATTGGGCTTTGGCTAACTTCTGTGATCTGTGAAATCTGGTTTGCCTTTTCATGGATCCTTGATCAGTTCCCTAAATGGTTCCCTATTGACCGCGAGACGTATCTCGATCGCCTTTCCCTCAG GTATGAGAGGGAAGGTGAGCCCAACATGCTTGCTTCTGTTGATATTTTTGTCAGTACAGTGGATCCATTGAAGGAACCTCCTCTAGTAACAGCGAATACAGTTCTATCGATCTTGGCCATGGACTACCCAGTGGATAAAATCTCTTGTTACATTTCTGACGATGGTGCTTCTATGCTCACCTTTGAATCATTGTCTCAAACAGCTGAATTTGCTAGAAAATGGGTGCCGTTCTGTAAGAAATTTGCTATAGAGCCCCGAGCACCGGAGATGTACTTTACTTTAAAGGTAGATTACCTCAAAGACAAAGTCCAGCCGACATTCGTGAAGGAGCGTCGAGCTATGAAG AGAGAATATGAAGAATTCAAGGTTAGGATAAATGCACTTGTAGCCAAAGCCCAAAAGGTTCCTCCAGAAGGGTGGATCATGCAAGATGGGACACCATGGCCAGGAAACAATACTAAAGATCACCCTGGTATGATTCAAGTATTTCTCGGTCAAAGTGGAGGCCATGATACCGAAGGAAATGAGCTTCCTCGTCTCGTCTATGTATCTCGAGAGAAAAGGCCAGGTTTCTTGCATCACAAGAAAGCTGGTGCCATGAACGCCCTT GTTCGTGTCTCGGGGGTGCTTACAAATGCTCCTTTTATGTTGAACTTGGATTGTGACCATTATTTAAATAACAGCAAGGCTGTAAGAGAGGCTATGTGTTTCTTGATGGACCCTCAAATTGGAAGAAAGGTTTGCTATGTCCAATTCCCTCAACGTTTCGATGGTATTGATAGACATGATCGATATGCCAATCGGAACACAGTTTTCTTTGAT ATTAACATGAAAGGTCTAGATGGTATACAAGGCCCTGTATATGTCGGCACGGGGTGTGTTTTCAGAAGGCAAGCTCTTTATGGTTATGAACCTCCAAAGGGACCTAAGCGCCCGAAAATGGTAACCTGTGGTTGCTGCCCTTGCTTTGGACGCCGCAGAAAGGACAAAAAGCACTCTAAGGATGGTGGAAATGCAAATGGTCTAAGCCTAGAAG CCGAAGATGACAAGGAGTTATTGATGTCCCACATGaactttgaaaagaaatttggaCAATCAGCCATTTTTGTAACTTCAACACTGATGGAACAAGGTGGTGTCCCTCCTTCTTCAAGCCCTGCAGCTTTGCTCAAAGAAGCCATTCATGTAATTAGTTGTGGTTATGAAGACAAAACCGAATGGGGAAGCGAG CTTGGCTGGATTTACGGCTCGATTACAGAAGATATCTTAACAGGATTCAAGATGCATTGCCGTGGATGGAGATCAATATACTGCATGCCAAAGTTGCCTGCATTCAAGGGTTCAGCTCCCATCAATCTATCGGATCGACTAAACCAAGTCCTTCGATGGGCACTCGGTTCTGTTGAAATTTTCTTTAGTCATCATTGCCCTGCATGGTATGGTTTCAAGGGAGGAAAGCTAAAATGGCTTGAACGATTCGCATATGTCAACACAACCATCTACCCCTTCACATCTTTACCACTTCTCGCCTATTGTACCCTGCCGGCAATCTGTTTACTTACCGATAAATTTATCATGCCACCG ATAAGCACCTTTGCAAGTCTATTCTTCATTGCCTTGTTTCTTTCAATCTTTGCAACTGGTATTCTCGAGCTAAGGTGGAGTGGAGTAAGCATTGAAGAATGGTGGAGGAATGAGCAATTTTGGGTCATCGGTGGCATTTCAGCACATTTGTTCGCGGTTATCCAAGGCTTGTTGAAAGTTCTAGCTGGTATTGACACTAATTTCACTGTCACATCCAAGGCAACTGATGACGAGGAGTTCGGGGAATTGTATACTTTCAAATGGACAACCCTTCTAATTCCTCCAACTACTGTCTTAATCATCAATTTAGTCGGTGTCGTTGCCGGCATCTCAGATGCCATAAACAATGGATACCAATCATGGGGACCTCTTTTTGGGAAGCTCTTCTTCTCTTTCTGGGTGATTGTCCATCTCTATCCATTCCTTAAAGGTTTAATGGGGAGACAAAACAGGACCCCAACCATTGTTGTTATATGGTCAGTGCTAttagcttcaatcttctcctTGCTTTGGGTCCGAATTGATCCATTTGTGATGAAAACCAAAGGACCAGACACTACAATGTGTGGCATTAACTGTTGA
- the LOC105767347 gene encoding cellulose synthase A catalytic subunit 7 [UDP-forming] isoform X1, which translates to MEASAGLVAGSHNRNELVVIHGHEEPKPLKNLDGQVCEICGDEIGLTVDGDLFVACNECGFPVCRPCYEYERREGSQQCPQCKTRYKRLKGSPRVEGDEDEEDVDDIEHEFNIDDEQNKYRNIAESMLHGKMSYGRGPEDDEGLQIPPGLAGVRSRPVSGEFPIGSSLAYGEHMSNKRVHPYPMSEPGSARWDEKKEGGWRERMDDWKMQQGNLGPEPDDAYDADMAMLDEARQPLSRKVPIASSKINPYRMVIVARLVILAFFLRYRILNPVHDAIGLWLTSVICEIWFAFSWILDQFPKWFPIDRETYLDRLSLRYEREGEPNMLASVDIFVSTVDPLKEPPLVTANTVLSILAMDYPVDKISCYISDDGASMLTFESLSQTAEFARKWVPFCKKFAIEPRAPEMYFTLKVDYLKDKVQPTFVKERRAMKREYEEFKVRINALVAKAQKVPPEGWIMQDGTPWPGNNTKDHPGMIQVFLGQSGGHDTEGNELPRLVYVSREKRPGFLHHKKAGAMNALVRVSGVLTNAPFMLNLDCDHYLNNSKAVREAMCFLMDPQIGRKVCYVQFPQRFDGIDRHDRYANRNTVFFDINMKGLDGIQGPVYVGTGCVFRRQALYGYEPPKGPKRPKMVTCGCCPCFGRRRKDKKHSKDGGNANGLSLEAAEDDKELLMSHMNFEKKFGQSAIFVTSTLMEQGGVPPSSSPAALLKEAIHVISCGYEDKTEWGSELGWIYGSITEDILTGFKMHCRGWRSIYCMPKLPAFKGSAPINLSDRLNQVLRWALGSVEIFFSHHCPAWYGFKGGKLKWLERFAYVNTTIYPFTSLPLLAYCTLPAICLLTDKFIMPPISTFASLFFIALFLSIFATGILELRWSGVSIEEWWRNEQFWVIGGISAHLFAVIQGLLKVLAGIDTNFTVTSKATDDEEFGELYTFKWTTLLIPPTTVLIINLVGVVAGISDAINNGYQSWGPLFGKLFFSFWVIVHLYPFLKGLMGRQNRTPTIVVIWSVLLASIFSLLWVRIDPFVMKTKGPDTTMCGINC; encoded by the exons ATGGAAGCCAGCGCCGGACTCGTTGCGGGCTCTCACAACCGCAATGAACTTGTTGTCATTCATGGCCATGAAGAG CCTAAACCTCTGAAGAACTTGGATGGTCAAGTTTGTGAGATTTGTGGTGATGAAATTGGGTTGACGGTCGATGGAGATCTTTTCGTGGCCTGCAACGAGTGTGGTTTTCCAGTTTGTAGGCCTTGTTATGAGTATGAAAGGAGAGAAGGGAGTCAACAATGTCCTCAATGCAAAACTAGATACAAGCGTCTCAAAG GGAGTCCTAGGGTGGAgggagatgaagatgaagaggaTGTGGATGATATCGAACATGAATTCAACATTGATGATGAACAAAACAAGTATAGAAATATCGCTGAATCGATGCTTCATGGAAAGATGAGCTACGGGAGAGGCCCTGAAGACGATGAAGGTTTGCAAATCCCACCCGGTTTAGCTGGTGTTCGATCTCGGCCGGTGAGCGGGGAGTTCCCAATAGGAAGCTCTCTTGCTTATGGGGAACACATGTCAAATAAACGAGTTCATCCATATCCTATGTCTGAACCTG GAAGTGCAAGATGGGATGAAAAGAAAGAGGGAGGATGGAGAGAAAGGATGGATGATTGGAAAATGCAGCAAGGGAATTTGGGTCCTGAACCTGATGATGCCTATGATGCTGACATGGCTAT GCTTGATGAAGCTAGGCAGCCATTGTCAAGGAAAGTGCCAATTGCATCGAGCAAAATCAATCCTTATCGTATGGTGATTGTGGCTCGTCTAGTTATCCTTGCTTTCTTTCTTCGCTATCGGATTTTGAACCCGGTACATGATGCAATTGGGCTTTGGCTAACTTCTGTGATCTGTGAAATCTGGTTTGCCTTTTCATGGATCCTTGATCAGTTCCCTAAATGGTTCCCTATTGACCGCGAGACGTATCTCGATCGCCTTTCCCTCAG GTATGAGAGGGAAGGTGAGCCCAACATGCTTGCTTCTGTTGATATTTTTGTCAGTACAGTGGATCCATTGAAGGAACCTCCTCTAGTAACAGCGAATACAGTTCTATCGATCTTGGCCATGGACTACCCAGTGGATAAAATCTCTTGTTACATTTCTGACGATGGTGCTTCTATGCTCACCTTTGAATCATTGTCTCAAACAGCTGAATTTGCTAGAAAATGGGTGCCGTTCTGTAAGAAATTTGCTATAGAGCCCCGAGCACCGGAGATGTACTTTACTTTAAAGGTAGATTACCTCAAAGACAAAGTCCAGCCGACATTCGTGAAGGAGCGTCGAGCTATGAAG AGAGAATATGAAGAATTCAAGGTTAGGATAAATGCACTTGTAGCCAAAGCCCAAAAGGTTCCTCCAGAAGGGTGGATCATGCAAGATGGGACACCATGGCCAGGAAACAATACTAAAGATCACCCTGGTATGATTCAAGTATTTCTCGGTCAAAGTGGAGGCCATGATACCGAAGGAAATGAGCTTCCTCGTCTCGTCTATGTATCTCGAGAGAAAAGGCCAGGTTTCTTGCATCACAAGAAAGCTGGTGCCATGAACGCCCTT GTTCGTGTCTCGGGGGTGCTTACAAATGCTCCTTTTATGTTGAACTTGGATTGTGACCATTATTTAAATAACAGCAAGGCTGTAAGAGAGGCTATGTGTTTCTTGATGGACCCTCAAATTGGAAGAAAGGTTTGCTATGTCCAATTCCCTCAACGTTTCGATGGTATTGATAGACATGATCGATATGCCAATCGGAACACAGTTTTCTTTGAT ATTAACATGAAAGGTCTAGATGGTATACAAGGCCCTGTATATGTCGGCACGGGGTGTGTTTTCAGAAGGCAAGCTCTTTATGGTTATGAACCTCCAAAGGGACCTAAGCGCCCGAAAATGGTAACCTGTGGTTGCTGCCCTTGCTTTGGACGCCGCAGAAAGGACAAAAAGCACTCTAAGGATGGTGGAAATGCAAATGGTCTAAGCCTAGAAG CAGCCGAAGATGACAAGGAGTTATTGATGTCCCACATGaactttgaaaagaaatttggaCAATCAGCCATTTTTGTAACTTCAACACTGATGGAACAAGGTGGTGTCCCTCCTTCTTCAAGCCCTGCAGCTTTGCTCAAAGAAGCCATTCATGTAATTAGTTGTGGTTATGAAGACAAAACCGAATGGGGAAGCGAG CTTGGCTGGATTTACGGCTCGATTACAGAAGATATCTTAACAGGATTCAAGATGCATTGCCGTGGATGGAGATCAATATACTGCATGCCAAAGTTGCCTGCATTCAAGGGTTCAGCTCCCATCAATCTATCGGATCGACTAAACCAAGTCCTTCGATGGGCACTCGGTTCTGTTGAAATTTTCTTTAGTCATCATTGCCCTGCATGGTATGGTTTCAAGGGAGGAAAGCTAAAATGGCTTGAACGATTCGCATATGTCAACACAACCATCTACCCCTTCACATCTTTACCACTTCTCGCCTATTGTACCCTGCCGGCAATCTGTTTACTTACCGATAAATTTATCATGCCACCG ATAAGCACCTTTGCAAGTCTATTCTTCATTGCCTTGTTTCTTTCAATCTTTGCAACTGGTATTCTCGAGCTAAGGTGGAGTGGAGTAAGCATTGAAGAATGGTGGAGGAATGAGCAATTTTGGGTCATCGGTGGCATTTCAGCACATTTGTTCGCGGTTATCCAAGGCTTGTTGAAAGTTCTAGCTGGTATTGACACTAATTTCACTGTCACATCCAAGGCAACTGATGACGAGGAGTTCGGGGAATTGTATACTTTCAAATGGACAACCCTTCTAATTCCTCCAACTACTGTCTTAATCATCAATTTAGTCGGTGTCGTTGCCGGCATCTCAGATGCCATAAACAATGGATACCAATCATGGGGACCTCTTTTTGGGAAGCTCTTCTTCTCTTTCTGGGTGATTGTCCATCTCTATCCATTCCTTAAAGGTTTAATGGGGAGACAAAACAGGACCCCAACCATTGTTGTTATATGGTCAGTGCTAttagcttcaatcttctcctTGCTTTGGGTCCGAATTGATCCATTTGTGATGAAAACCAAAGGACCAGACACTACAATGTGTGGCATTAACTGTTGA